The genomic stretch tagactaaattgatagaaattttaaaagaaaagaggaaaaaaaatataattagatttttattattcaaaatagcccattttaattaattaagtgatatatgaaaatttaattaataaactagattaaattatatcctagtttaaataactaatataatatattaattagaaaattaattaattggttttattttaataatagaaaaatagtggtgaattaatcatagtggaaagggagtaaacatagtaaaacaCTTCTATGTTGCagtgaggggggagctaccaacgagccatgttggtccattcgttatttattcgccttcattaaaatatatattaattctacatggatttttccatgtttgcacaacaccaccatgcatgttacaactttctctcttacggcaagctactttattttttctcatgctgtttctttcatgtgaatacaacaaacctgtaacttcatcttatatcaaaccacacacataaaataagatcatatgtaatcatcatgcaataacaaaaatagccatgcacaaatcaagaagcttatattattttactcatgtattagttctctttactgcaagtgataatgataaaacaaaccttacacatacatgttaaagacaaccaaggatttatattatcaccattatatcatcatcatcattataatgaaataacagcatgtgaaataaacataatcagctagaaacaacactcatataataataattaaatggcagatataattctttaatcatacaaacagaatttctccaacatgctatgacatatcaagaacagatgcatacttgaataaagcaatatcaacatccaccaaaccatgaatacatcatctcaatatatatattaaaccaatacTATTCATGCATaaattaaggagtattgcaaagtaatcatgctggatgcaaattccataatgaacacttactggggatttgattcttctagcttgctcactgtatgtgtgttgttcttattcaggctatgagtgctttatggttgcttctcttttctCTGCCCATGAATtttcttgcttctgccttgccttgtgtatcttcttctcctgtatctctcctctttttcctGTCTTCCccctctcgctgcagccatatgaagtatttataataGTGTGGATTAGagtttaaccttgctaaatatttggatcccttcctatactttagggtttaaccttactaaatatttggatcccttcctatactttaggagagttagggtttaaccttgctaaatatttggatctcttcctatactttaggagagttagggtttaaccttgctaaatatttattaaatacaaataatgaataattcaaatgacttttaacaaataaaaattaatttaaattttagttacataattgaattaaaatttaaacctatttctatttttactttcatcattttaaaaaaaaatcaaaattattcttacttatatcaaccaaaattattttataatttatgggcttttaaaaaaaatgttactcttataaataaattttattaagtaaaaaacgtgaattactaaataaatactatttataaataatgaataaatggaacatgagtcactaaattataaaaaatagttattataatttaatgagctttaacaaataaaattaatttaaaattttaattatacaattaaaattcaaatctatttttatttatcattaaattaaaactattttatttatatatatatataatttatttatatcatacagataaccaaaatcattattattttttatatctgtatcacataataaataaattaaaatttataatttatatgagaatgtatgctaatgaatgaatgcaaatgtgaaatgaatgccatgcatgaatcaatttatcataaaaattaacaggcaaattttggggtatgacaccaggcatctgagcaaaaccatgtcgaaatttctcttatacagtatatcaccattcaagtagaaattgctggctaatcttctcaaagtcttcttatcttttaaagatgccccaggagggtaaacctaactttggaggaaacatttgatgtcgtaataccacgacttctcgtctttgatctcttcaacaacaaacatatgagttggcctatcaagacgcatcacagatagattgagaacttcattccaatacttcactacgatcattgatgccaacgttgcaagagcatctgccatccggttctcatctcgagggatatgatgaaactcaacctttgcaaagaaagttgaaatcctcctcgcataatctctatatggtatcaaaccgggttgatttatctcccattctcctttgatctgattcacaaccaaatcggaatcaccgaagacatccaaatacttgattttgagattcatggcctcttcaagccccataatgcaagcttcatattctgccatgttgtttgtacacttgaaagtcaatctagctgtaaatggtagatgcgtgccttgaggagtaataatcactgccccaatgccatttccatattgattaacagctccatcaaataccatgccccaacgggaaccagactctggcccttcttcaagcaatggttcgtcagaatctttcattttcaagtacaaaatctcttcatcagggaagtcatactgtactgactggtaatcttcaataggttggtgatccaaatggtcagccaagatagtacccttgattgctttctgagatcggtattatatatcatactctgataacaacatctgccaacgggaaattctcccagttaaagcaggcttctcaaatatatacttgattggatccattttggatatcaagcaagtggtataattcaacatatactgacgcagccacttagcagcccaagccaatgcgcaacaagttttctcaagcatagaatatcgagtctcacagtcggtgaacttcttattgaggtagtagattgcaaattctttctttccagtctcgtcttgttgaccaagaacacaacccatactatcttctagcacagttaaatacatgatcaacagtcttccttcaacaggtggagacaaaataggaggttcaagcagatattctttgatattgtccaaagctttctggcagtcttcggtccaatcacaagactgatctttccgaagaagcttgaatataggcgcacacgtggcaatcatgtgggaaatgaatctggaaatataattcaagcggccaagaaaacctctgacttgcttctcagttttgggcgccgggatctcttgtattgctttgaccttggcaggatcaacttcaatacccttctcgctgacaataaagcccaacaacttaccagaacgaacacaaaaagtacacttattgggattcaagcggagtttatacttcctcaaacgctggaataaattcaacaaatgctcaacatgttcctcttcatcaatcgatttagcaatcatgtcatcgacatatacttcaatctctttatgcatcatatcatgaaaaagagtagtcattgctctctggtaagtcgcaccagcattctttagaccgaaaggcatcactctataacagaatgttccccagggtgtaatgaatatggtcttctccatatcttcgggtgccgtcttaatctgattatatccggaaaatccatccataaacgaaaagactttgaatttagtagtattgtctaccaacatatcaatgtgtggcagagggaaatcatctttcggactggctttattcaaatctctatagtcaacacacctgcggacttttccatctttcttcggtacaggcacaatattggctacccgttgcggatactcaacggtcacaaggaaaccgatatcaatctgcttctgcatttcctctttgattttcatatccatatcaggatgcgttcttctcaacttctacttgactggcgggcattctggcttcaacgataatctatgctccacaatctcagaatccaacccaagcatgtcttgataggaccaagcaaacacatctgaatactctcgaagaagatcaatcaaccccttcttagcatctggacacaatcgagacccaatcttgacttccttcacatcatcttcggaacccaagttgactagctcaatctgctcttcgaacgactgaatggtcttttcatcttgctcaagaagacgagataattcatcactcacttctatatcactttcctcttcggcctcaaacacagggaattcaaaatttggagaaggagaaggatcattgtattcaatggggttaggaaccaacctgcataatgatttgatattttgattttagagaagtgaatttgtgaccaaatattatgcagatggacaattatattgtttatttatgttttttgtgattaccattttcagaataaagcaaaaggtaaaaataaacatcaaagatgtggataaatagaattaattttattgatgatcaatttaaaatgcccaaataatgttcacttctcccttaggcataggagaaggatttttttaaaatataaaagcaattacttagatcgatgcaaaataacaggaatatcaacgacattccaattgttgcatgtccttccatgcgttacaaagttggtgcagtcttcctcttcgctatcctctagcacaatagctaagtgttgttcattaccatgaatgaaccctccgctacggaagctgagttgcatatcttcagatctaatagctgatgagcctttctggaaccctAAACCGGTTCTgcccttgttgtcggagacctctaccatgcgcccccactgatcaacagtaccttcttcaacaatcttctgagcatcttttaacgaggacataggtgcctGTTACCACGAAAAATCGCTAGGGCATGCTGAAAGCATAATTAATGAAGGAGTCCTGTGAATGTGGGGGTTGTACCCCATCAAACGATGAAGAGACATCGGAAGCAAGCAGGAGTAGgaaaaacacaaatcaaaggatTAAGCCGACAGGGGAAGTTGGCCTCGTCGACAGGCCATTCTGTCGACCAACGTAAGATTTGGGACTTAAAGAATTATGGTCAAATATGCAGAAGACAACATCGCCCTAacgtctgggcgggagaaatttgaaatttaaaataaacAGCAGTTTCAAAAGGAATAAGAGCGCCATAATGTGGAGCAGTTAGCAAGACATGGGTGCAGCGGTTGTGCAGATCGTGTGACATAACAtctgctagtttctaggagtttAGCTTATGAGTAGTTCctctagtttagtataaatagagtatcccacaaggggctcggggtgttcactttgtactaaaaatcacttataagaaaacttcccattcccagcgcgaggaagcaagagttttttagagtgctatgtacgtgaatcaccatatttatttcaatgaaacttccttacttttcaattattcccgttgaacattttatcttaatttcatttacctttgagttatcattttacgttgtcgtttacgctgtcgacactgattctattacgataatagagtttacCAAAAACGTGTTCGTCATATATCTCTTTTGAATGTTAGAGCGCTGTCGGTCACGAGTAACCTATAGGCGATAACATTATctaaaccgttcgtgtggaaaaaccctacgcttgttcgacactttgttaggagccgttcctcacaaagtcattctgtcgagttggacaagcctcacttgcactagcacatgtcctaggatcaactggttgatcctgccagtaaccctttgttttaaagcctagggaggaccatcggttgtttaccaatttccacagtaaacaaaatggcacgcccagtgggacagtgctagagcagttgcgaaattgcatgaaacttagaagtggcaaactaTATAGTAAGCCACGAAAAAGTATGAAAATGTCAAAAACTAACACAGATGAAGTTCCACGAGGAACTTTATCCACTACGGAAACAGTAGTCTCATAGGTTGCCACTTTGCCACCGATGACAAGTGCAGCCTTAACCACGTCGACCACGGGTGCAGTTGGAACGTTTATTTTTCAGCCTCCACCGgggggttcaggatcaacgataacgacgttcagaccatatgtgcctcgctttggcaccacagaTCCGCTTTATGGAATTCcgtattccttaatgccaggataCCAGTCGACAACCAGTGCAGCACTATTTTCAGATACAAATCCTCCCTTACAAGGATCAGCGCAAGGGGGCAACATGAGGAACACTACTAAGAACAGGACCATGCCGCTGTCGAACACTTCAGTAGCGGTGTtgagacaacaaatggacgacAGTAACCATGAATTGGTTAACATGTTGACCAACCAGATACGCACAATCTTCAATCCACTAATACAAGAATCTGCTGAAATAAATAGGCAGGTGGCGAACCAATTGACACGCTTGTGCAATTTTCTGGGGGCACTGGCTCGATAGATGACGCCAATGATGAGACCGACTGTTCCTGTGCAGATAGAGATAGGGGCAGCGGAGGAGGAGACTGTCCACGAAGGACAAATCATTAGACCCCTTCAGAATCAAGGCATCAAATTAGGAGTCGCAGGACGTAACCAGATGATAATGGTTAACCGACACCAAGATGCTGATCAAATTGTCGACCAACATCGACAAGAAGACCTGgcagtggaaaataatttgacaactattgtcgaaaggattatggctagaaaTGGCATGGGTGCTACATTTCAAAGGCCATTATACGCCTCCCCGTTAGCCGAATTTATTCTCCAAGCCGAGGCGCCTAGGGGTATGAAAGTGCCTAAGTACACTAAATTTGGGGGAGAGTCTGGTGAATCGACAATAGAGCACGTCGCCAGATACTTAACAGAGTCAGGGGATCTAGCTCATAATGAatgtttgagagtaaaaaacttCCCCTCATCTCTAACCaaggctgccttcacatggtttacttcgttggccccaagttcaatcgattcgtgggccaaattagaaaagaagttccatgaacagttttatgaaggacactccaaaattagtttggcagaattgtctagtatcaaaagaaggtttgctgagagcatcgacgattatctgaatcgttttaggtccttaaaggctaggtgttttacgcaagtgccagaacatgaactagttcaaatggccgcaggaggtttagattattccattaggaagaagatagatccaacttttgtgaaaagtaTGTCACAACTAGCTGATAGGGTTCGACAACTAGAACGGCTAAGGTTAGAAAAAGTTAGGCACAATAagtctaagaaagaaaaggtagCGTTCGTCGAATACGACGCGACAGACCCAATATGTGAGGCCGATTATGCTTCATCGACCGAATTAGACATCGACGTGGCTGAACTAAAGTCAGGGTCCGCCTATGAGTGTCGATCATTGCTTCCTGCACAAGGAAGAAATCCTGTCGAACAcaacccaaaattcccttcgaAAACTTATACTGTCGACGTGTCGaagtgtgaggaaatttttgacttattggtcaaagatgggaaaatggtggtacCTCCTGGTACTAAAATGCCACCGTTAGAACAGAGACAGAAAAGAGGATTTTGTAAATATCATAACTATCTTGGTCATAACACCTCTAATTGTCaccttttcagggatttggttcaGAAAGCGATTCAAGAGGGCAGGCTGAAATTTGCTGGCCGCAAAATGAAGATCGACGTTGATCCTTTGCATCAGGAGGAGGCCCTGTTCGTGGAGCCAGTCtagatcaacatggtcgagatcaccgAATACGATGAGGCCAACATGCTGGAGCAAACTGGGGAAAGCCCAGATGTCGATATAACTGAAGTTTACCTAAGGGCTGATGAAGACTTGGTAGATTTTCTGTATCGCTGTAAGAACAAGGGTTCACAAGTGTGTTTATGCCCAAGATGTGGTGCTGTCACCGACAAAATAGCGGCGGAGAATTTCCAGAAGCTGCAACTAGGAAAAAGCAAAAGGAATATGCCGACCAGAGGTTACCAGAATGAAAGAGGCTCAAAAAAGGTTGTGGGAAATAACCAGACAATGCCTAAAAGCTTCGTGCCATCGGCAAGTGCTCCTAGATGTATTTAAATCAAGCCTCAGGAAAGACAAAACACCCCACAAGGGGTTGCTGCTGCTGCTAGAGGAGGTCTAGCAATTAACTACAGGCGTGAATTTAAGTCTGAAAAGAGGACTCATATCTCTGAAAACTATTTTGGAAAGAACCCCATGTCGAGGACTCAATGGAGACGTTTTCAGAGGCGTGAACAGGCCGAAAGAGACGCTGCAAGAGGCATGACCAGTGAGGCGAATATTGGGAAGAAAATTATTGTGAAAGTCGACACAGCGGCGAAGGAATGGATAAGAGAGTACGTCCGTCGACCAACTgaaaaatgttctgatgaagtgactgatgacttcaattcagaatctGAAGCAAGTCTCGACATCCTGGTCAACGTGGTGTCAACCCTACCACAAGAATACAAGTGTGTGACTGAAGTCGAAGGATCGGTGGACAATGCTgacgctgaagaaatggctttGCACCAACCAAGATGCTATTTTGTGCTGAACGATGGCTCTGCTGAAAGCCAAGAGGCAGTGTTCGAAAGACCAACGATGAACATGAAAAACCATTTGAAACCACTGCTGATAAGGGCAAAAGTGGAAGGCGTAACTGTCAACAAAATTTTGGTCGATTGTGGTGCCACGGTCAACATCATGCCACACCATAATCTGAGGAAGATTGGCAAATATGATACCGACATCAGGTCTAATAACGTGGTCTTGTCAGACTATGGAGGAAAGACGAAGAGCACCATGGGAGTGATTATGGTGAATATCACAGTGGGTTCAGTGACCAGACCGACACTATGCATGGTGATAGACGctaagccaagttacaacttgcTACTTGGCAGAGAGTGGCTACATGGCGTCGGAGCTGTACCATCTTCAGCACACCAAAGGATGGTGATTTGGAGAGAGGATGGGGTGGCCGAAAATATCGAAGCCGACCAAGGATACTTTATGGCCGACGTGAATAATGTCGGCAAGAAGGAGTTGGAAAGAAAACTGGCCAACATCTTTTCTTGCTTCCCAGCTGAGGATGTATATGCTAATCTAAGTGAATCTTTTGTCTCTCTGACTCTACATGAGACTCACGGtttcatttgggatgtggaacgccTAGATGATCCACCCTACACACGTATCCGGCTGACAGGCTGGGGGGACAACACTGATGATGTCTGAATTAGAAGCGCTAAGAAAGATTTCGGCATACgttgccgagaacaaaataaagTCGTCCTTAGAGGCTGAAGTAAACGTGGCTGCTGAAGCCTGTGCGTTACATAAAGAAGAACATATAGATATTGGGCCAGAACCCCCAGATAGGCCAACTATGGCTAAAAGGAACATCGACATGCAGTGTCTGGACTGCATTTATGACAATGAACCTTTAGGTTttgaaaaagacccaaaggcaccagagaaaatccgaccaaaagaccccttggaagaagtcgaccttggcgagAATGGCGATAAAAGGCCAACGTACATAAGCGCCAACATCGACAAAGAACTAAAGTCTGAGGTAATATCCATACTTAAAGAATTtagggattgttttgcttgggattataacgaaatgcctggtttaagtagggatttggtcgagttaaagctgccaataaaagctggaagaaagccagtGAAGCAGACGCCCATGCGTTTCGCCCCAGAAatcatggcaaagataaaaacagaagtagaaagactcctgaaaagCAAGTTTATTCAAACTGCAAGGTACGTCGAATGGctggccaatattgtgcctgtcataaagaaaaatgggtctttaagagtatgcattgattttagagatctaaatgctgcCACCCCAAAAGATGAATATGCCATGCCCGTGGCTGAAATGTTGGTCGATCCGgccgctggttttgaatatttaagcatgttggatggttatgctggatataaccaaattttcattgcagaagaagacgtgccgaagacggcgtttcgatgTCCAGGAGCTTTAGGGACATATGAatgggttgtcatgccattcggtttgaagaatgccggagcaacatactagagggtaatgaactcaatgttccatgatttcattgaagatttcatgcaagtctatattgatgatattgtgataaaatccAATGGTCAACGTACTCACGTCGAACATCTTCGAAAGGCCTTTCTGaggatgaggaaatatggattaaaaatgaatccattgaagtgcgctttttgtgtgcaagcaggcgatttccttggctttgtggtgcataaaaagggTATCAAAGTCAACCAAAGCAAAACAAAggccattatggacgtcaagcctccgtcgaccaaaaaggaaTTGCAATCTTTTCTAGGAAAAATCAATTTccttagaagatttatatcaaaCCTAAGTGGTAGAACAAAAGCGTTCTCCCCACTACTTCGACTGAAGAACGAGGATTTCAAGTGGCAGGATGAACACCAAgaggcttttgacaaaatcaaagagtatttgactaAGCCTCCAGTACTAGCCCCTCATGTTAGGCACGGGCCAATGAGGTTGTATATTGCAGCCTCAGAATCaactataggaagtatgttagtccaagaggatgaaaaatgtgtcgaaagaccagtgtattaccttagtcaaatgcttaatgatcctgaaactaggtatagtgatatagaaaaactatgtctatgcctgtatttttcctgtatgaaactaaagcaatatatcaagcttgttgatgtgtacgtatcttcccactttgatattatcaaacacatgttatctaaaccaattttgcatagtcgaattgggaaatgggcttTAGCGTTAACAGAATACTCCCTGACATACGTACCTTTGAAAGCAATGAAAGGGCAGGTAGTAGCGGATTTTcttgtcgaccattcaatggtcgaaatggcgcaGAATCACGTAGATTTAGCACCATGGAGGTTATACTTCGACGGGTCAAGACATAAGCATGGATCTGGGAtaggaggagtcataatttctccagatggaattccaTCAGAGTTCAAATACAAAATCGAAGGAgtatgcaccaataatgaagcagaatatgagtCATTGATTACCAGACTTGAACTACTGctagaattgggggcaaggaatgtcgaaattatgggagactcggagttagtgattaaacaagcaTCAAAGGAGTACATgtgtgttaaagaaaatttaatcatgtattttgtggTCACTATCAGattactcaagaggtttgagcaagtcaaTCTCCAACACATTCCACAACAAGAAAACCAAAGAGCAAATGATTTGGCGCAGGAGGCCTCAGGGTATAAAATGTCGAAAGACCAGGATGAAGAGGTCCAAGTGAGAGAGAAAGTACGAGCGACAGTGTTGTCACCGTCAGATCTGGTGATCGTGAAGTTGGGAGCAATGGATAAAAACCATTTTGAAATTCTGGCTGTCGATGACGAAGGGGGAAGTGATTGGCGTAAACCGCTAGTCGATTACTTACGTAATCCCGTGGGGTCGACAGATCGAAAGATAAAGTATAGGGCCCTTAGCTACGTCTTGGTAAAtgatgaattattcaaaaagacaGTCGAAGGAGTGTTATTAAAATGCCTGGGAGAAAGTGAGGCATACGTGGCCGTGTCAAGCATACACAGCGAGGCGTGTGGAGCACATCAAGCAGGTTtgaagatgaaatggctcttGATGTGCTCAGGAGTTTATTTGGCCTTCAATgctgaaagattgcattgaatttgctaaaggctgtcaagaatgccaattgcatgggggcatacagcatgtgcctgcaagcgagcTACATACAATTGTGAAACCCTGGCCATTTCGAGGATGGGCTCTGGACGTTATAGGAGAAATAAAGCCagcctcgtcgaaacaacaaaggtatgtgttggtcggtatcgactatttcacaaaatgggtcgaagtcGTAGCATTAACAAATGTGGACCAAGAAGCTGTGATAGACTTTGTCCAGAGTTACATCATTTGCAGATTTGGCATCCCAGAAACTATCACAACCGACCAGGGGTCAGTTTTCACTGGTCGAAAAGTGCAAGGATTTGcaaaagaaatgggaatcaaattactgacctctaccccctattacgcacaggagaatggccaagtcgaagctgctaataaggtgatcatcagcctaataaagaaacacataggaaagaagccaagaaattggcataagacgttagaCCAAGCTTTGTGGGTATGTCGAACGTCACCAAAAGAAGCAACTGGACAACCCCATTTCGACTGGCTTATGGGCTTAAAGCAGTATTACCAGTAGAAATTCAGGTCCAGGTGGTCAGAACCCAAAGGCAgtatgaaataccttctgaagattacTGGAGTATGATGACAGACGAATTAGTCGATGTAGATGAAGAAAGAATGTTAGCATTAGACTCTCTACAAAGACAGAAAGAGAAAGTCGCCCGAGCCTACAATAAAAGGGTGAAAGGGAAAGTGTTTGCTGTCGATGATCTGGTTTGGAGGGTGATCCTGCCTATGGAcagaaatgatagagttttgggtaagtggtccccaaattgggaagGACCGTTTAGGGTTTTGCAGGCCTTTTCTAACAACGCATAcgaggtcgaagagttggcacTAGACAGGCGGATTTTAAGGGTGAACGGAAAGTACTTGAAAAaatataggcctctccttcaa from Lathyrus oleraceus cultivar Zhongwan6 chromosome 7, CAAS_Psat_ZW6_1.0, whole genome shotgun sequence encodes the following:
- the LOC127102737 gene encoding uncharacterized protein LOC127102737 yields the protein MSNVTKRSNWTTPFRLAYGLKAVLPVEIQVQVVRTQRQYEIPSEDYWSMMTDELVDVDEERMLALDSLQRQKEKVARAYNKRVKGKVFAVDDLVWRVILPMDRNDRVLGKWSPNWEGPFRVLQAFSNNAYEVEELALDRRILRVNGKYLKKYRPLLQEVKILAD